In a genomic window of Roseiflexus castenholzii DSM 13941:
- the nifJ gene encoding pyruvate:ferredoxin (flavodoxin) oxidoreductase, translated as MKRSWVTLEGNEAAASIAYRLSEVIAIYPITPSTPMGELADAWAAAGKPNLWGTTPLVIEMQSEGGAAGACHGALQRGALTTTFTASQGLLLMIPNMYKIAGELTPTVFHIAARSIAAHALSIFGDHQDVMAVRQTGWALLASSSVQEAHDLALVAHAATLRARVPFLHFFDGFRTSHEINKIEQLTDDDLHAMIDPSLIEAHRLRALSPDRPVIRGTAQNPDVYFQARETVNPFYAATPGIVQETMEKFTQLTGRAYHLFDYTGASDAERVIVIMGSGAETARETAKFLAERGEKVGVVTVRLYRPFSVAHFVAALPTTVQRIAVLDRTKEPGSSGEPLYLDVVTAMAESGRHLPVIGGRYGLSSKEFTPAMAKAVFDELAKDQPKNHFTVGIVDDVGYTSLDYDPSFSIESPRTVRCLFYGLGADGTVGANKNSIKIIGEETNNYAQGYFVYDSKKSGSMTVSHLRFGPEPIHAPYLVDRANFVACHQFSFLERIDVLKAAEPGAVFLLNSMYGPDEVWYHLPREVQDDIVRKQLKFYVIDGDRVAKESGMGRRVNTVMQTAFFAISGVLPREDAIAEIKRSIKKTYGKRGEAVVQQNYRAVDAALARLYEVDVEKFAGFRSPKTRRPPVPDHAPDFVKEVLGPMIAYEGDSLPVSKLPVDGTFPTGTAAWEKRTIALEVPIWEPDICIQCGKCAYVCPHAVIRTKVYEPALLEGAPETFLSSEARFKEFPGYKYTLAISPEDCTGCGLCVEVCPAKDKRQVGRKAINMKPLVEVREREVRNWEFFLTIPDIPRTAMHPGSIKNSQLLLPLFEFSGACAGCGETPYIKLLTQLFGDRLLIANATGCSSIYGGNLPTTPYTKNAEGRGPAWSNSLFEDNAEFGLGMRLALDQQIAHVRELLPLFAPVVGQDLVDALLNADQSTEAGIAAQRERVELLKQRLHTLDRSQFPDVVEREHELLSLADVLVRKSVWIVGGDGWAYDIGYGGLDHVLASGYNVNVLVLDTEVYSNTGGQASKATPIGAVAKFAAKGKSAPKKDLGLIAMAYGNIYVARVAMGADDVQTLRAFMEAEAYEGPSLIIAYSHCIAHGIDMRKGLEQQKLAVQTGYWPLYRYNPMLAAEGKNPLIIDSKDPTLPLEKFVYNETRYRMLMQSDPHRAEDLLHKAEASVRARWQHYKELATLSEVKAEHDGH; from the coding sequence ATGAAACGGAGTTGGGTCACGCTGGAAGGCAATGAGGCTGCCGCCAGCATTGCGTACCGCTTGAGCGAAGTCATTGCGATCTATCCCATCACACCCTCAACGCCCATGGGCGAACTGGCGGATGCCTGGGCTGCCGCCGGAAAGCCCAATCTGTGGGGCACGACGCCGCTAGTCATTGAGATGCAGTCGGAAGGCGGCGCGGCCGGTGCATGCCATGGGGCGTTGCAGCGCGGCGCGCTGACAACGACGTTCACCGCATCGCAGGGGTTGTTGTTGATGATTCCAAATATGTATAAGATCGCCGGGGAACTGACGCCGACGGTCTTTCATATTGCGGCGCGCTCAATTGCGGCGCACGCGCTGTCGATCTTCGGCGATCATCAGGATGTGATGGCAGTGCGGCAGACCGGTTGGGCGCTGCTGGCATCGTCGTCGGTGCAGGAAGCGCACGACCTGGCGCTGGTGGCGCATGCCGCGACGCTGAGGGCGCGGGTGCCGTTCCTTCACTTCTTCGATGGCTTTCGCACGTCGCACGAGATCAATAAGATCGAGCAACTGACGGATGACGACCTGCATGCGATGATCGATCCCTCGTTGATCGAAGCGCATCGCTTGCGAGCGCTCAGCCCTGATCGTCCGGTTATCCGCGGTACGGCGCAGAACCCCGATGTCTACTTCCAGGCGCGCGAGACGGTCAACCCCTTCTACGCCGCCACACCCGGCATCGTCCAGGAGACGATGGAAAAGTTCACGCAGTTGACGGGGCGTGCCTATCATCTGTTCGATTACACCGGCGCGTCGGACGCCGAGCGCGTGATCGTGATCATGGGGTCTGGCGCAGAAACAGCGCGCGAGACGGCAAAGTTTCTGGCAGAGCGCGGCGAGAAGGTCGGCGTGGTGACGGTGCGCCTCTATCGCCCGTTTTCGGTGGCGCACTTCGTGGCGGCATTGCCGACGACAGTGCAGCGCATCGCAGTGCTCGACCGCACGAAGGAGCCTGGGAGCAGCGGTGAGCCGCTCTATCTCGATGTGGTGACGGCAATGGCGGAGAGTGGACGCCATCTGCCGGTGATCGGCGGTCGGTACGGTTTGTCGTCGAAAGAATTCACTCCCGCGATGGCGAAGGCAGTCTTCGACGAACTGGCGAAGGATCAACCGAAGAACCATTTCACTGTGGGCATTGTCGATGATGTGGGATACACCAGCCTGGATTACGATCCTTCGTTCTCAATCGAGTCGCCGCGCACGGTGCGCTGCCTGTTCTACGGTCTTGGCGCGGATGGCACGGTCGGCGCCAACAAGAACTCGATCAAGATCATCGGCGAAGAAACCAATAACTACGCGCAGGGATACTTCGTCTACGACTCGAAGAAATCCGGTTCGATGACCGTCTCACATCTGCGCTTCGGTCCCGAACCCATCCATGCGCCCTATCTGGTTGATCGAGCGAACTTTGTCGCCTGCCATCAGTTCTCGTTCCTGGAGCGCATTGATGTGCTCAAGGCGGCGGAGCCGGGCGCGGTCTTCCTGCTCAACAGCATGTATGGACCGGACGAGGTCTGGTATCATCTGCCGCGTGAAGTGCAGGACGATATTGTGCGCAAACAACTGAAGTTCTACGTGATCGACGGTGACCGGGTGGCGAAAGAGAGCGGCATGGGGCGCCGGGTGAATACCGTGATGCAGACGGCGTTCTTTGCGATCTCCGGGGTTTTGCCGCGTGAGGATGCTATTGCGGAGATCAAGCGCAGCATCAAGAAGACGTATGGTAAGCGCGGCGAGGCAGTGGTGCAGCAGAACTATCGCGCAGTCGATGCCGCCCTTGCACGCCTGTACGAAGTCGATGTTGAGAAGTTCGCCGGGTTCCGCTCACCGAAGACGCGCCGACCGCCGGTGCCCGACCATGCGCCCGACTTCGTCAAAGAGGTGCTTGGTCCGATGATTGCCTACGAAGGCGACTCACTGCCGGTGAGCAAACTGCCGGTCGATGGGACCTTCCCCACCGGCACGGCAGCCTGGGAGAAGCGCACGATTGCGCTGGAGGTGCCGATCTGGGAGCCGGATATTTGCATTCAGTGTGGCAAGTGTGCATATGTTTGCCCGCATGCCGTCATTCGCACCAAAGTGTACGAACCGGCGCTGCTCGAAGGTGCGCCCGAAACCTTCCTCAGCAGTGAGGCGAGATTCAAGGAGTTCCCCGGATACAAGTACACGCTGGCGATTTCTCCCGAAGATTGCACCGGTTGCGGTTTGTGCGTCGAAGTCTGTCCGGCAAAGGATAAGCGGCAGGTAGGGCGCAAGGCGATCAATATGAAGCCGCTGGTCGAGGTGCGTGAGCGTGAAGTGCGCAATTGGGAGTTCTTCCTGACTATCCCCGATATTCCACGCACTGCCATGCATCCGGGTTCGATCAAGAACTCACAGTTGCTCCTGCCACTGTTCGAGTTCTCCGGCGCATGTGCGGGGTGCGGCGAGACACCGTACATCAAACTGTTGACCCAACTGTTCGGCGATCGCCTGTTGATTGCCAATGCAACCGGTTGTTCATCGATCTACGGCGGCAACCTGCCGACGACGCCGTACACGAAGAATGCTGAGGGGCGTGGTCCTGCGTGGAGCAACTCACTCTTCGAGGATAATGCCGAGTTCGGGCTTGGCATGCGTCTGGCGCTCGACCAGCAGATTGCGCACGTGCGTGAACTGCTGCCGCTGTTCGCGCCGGTCGTCGGGCAGGACCTGGTAGACGCGCTGTTGAACGCCGACCAGAGCACCGAGGCGGGGATCGCGGCGCAGCGCGAGCGCGTTGAGTTGCTCAAGCAGCGCCTGCACACGCTCGACCGCAGTCAGTTCCCGGATGTGGTCGAGCGCGAGCACGAACTTCTCAGCCTGGCGGATGTCCTGGTCCGAAAGAGCGTCTGGATCGTCGGCGGCGATGGTTGGGCATACGACATTGGCTATGGCGGGCTCGACCATGTGCTGGCATCGGGGTACAACGTCAATGTATTGGTGCTCGACACTGAGGTGTACTCGAACACCGGCGGGCAGGCGTCGAAAGCGACGCCGATCGGCGCAGTCGCTAAGTTTGCCGCCAAAGGTAAATCGGCGCCGAAGAAGGACCTTGGTCTCATTGCGATGGCATACGGCAACATCTACGTGGCACGGGTGGCGATGGGCGCCGATGATGTGCAGACGCTGCGCGCTTTCATGGAGGCGGAAGCGTATGAAGGACCATCCCTGATCATTGCGTACTCGCACTGCATCGCCCACGGCATCGATATGCGCAAAGGTCTCGAGCAGCAGAAACTGGCGGTTCAGACCGGTTACTGGCCGCTGTACCGCTACAACCCGATGCTGGCAGCCGAAGGGAAGAATCCGTTGATTATCGACTCGAAAGACCCGACGCTGCCGCTTGAGAAGTTTGTCTACAACGAGACACGCTATCGCATGCTGATGCAGAGCGACCCGCATCGCGCGGAGGATCTGCTGCATAAGGCGGAGGCGTCGGTGCGTGCGCGCTGGCAGCATTACAAGGAACTGGCAACGCTCAGCGAGGTGAAGGCGGAGCACGATGGGCATTGA
- a CDS encoding cysteine peptidase family C39 domain-containing protein, whose protein sequence is MSSFPPYVRSVVATADPAAWPVVGQGFNECSFTSLANALNLLHGEPRFTKDEFIREAGLFFQPALGGTLPPLKALQLRRRGYGAHFGNLSHTNAERVLRGLIDRGAPVIVDMYPALQIGRLRLWGQHATVLVGYSLPYRDASGALREEYYLVDAQWPELRRFDLTTNDIDRDGDGIPECYPGNRTLERYEFLRLWSSRNYCPVFRTPAEHDAWYRETMRRAAGLPLVGWVGQGLLFGSDDRLKDEA, encoded by the coding sequence ATGTCTTCATTCCCTCCCTACGTTCGCAGCGTCGTGGCGACTGCCGACCCTGCCGCCTGGCCCGTTGTCGGGCAGGGGTTCAACGAGTGCAGTTTCACCTCGCTTGCCAATGCACTCAACCTGTTGCATGGCGAACCACGTTTTACGAAGGACGAGTTCATCCGCGAGGCGGGTCTGTTCTTCCAGCCAGCGCTTGGCGGGACCCTGCCGCCTCTCAAGGCGCTGCAACTGCGGCGACGCGGCTACGGCGCTCACTTTGGCAATTTATCGCATACCAACGCCGAACGAGTGTTGCGTGGACTCATCGATCGCGGGGCGCCGGTGATCGTCGATATGTACCCGGCGCTTCAGATAGGAAGATTGCGCCTGTGGGGACAACACGCGACGGTCCTTGTGGGGTACAGTCTGCCATACCGTGACGCCTCCGGCGCATTGCGGGAAGAGTACTACCTGGTGGACGCGCAATGGCCCGAATTGAGACGCTTTGATCTGACGACCAACGATATTGATCGGGATGGCGATGGTATTCCAGAGTGCTATCCAGGCAACCGCACTCTCGAACGTTACGAGTTCCTGCGTTTATGGAGTTCACGCAACTATTGCCCGGTCTTTCGCACGCCAGCCGAGCACGACGCCTGGTACCGCGAAACGATGCGCCGCGCCGCCGGTCTGCCGCTGGTGGGATGGGTTGGCCAGGGTCTGCTCTTCGGCAGCGACGACCGGTTGAAGGATGAGGCGTGA
- a CDS encoding MATE family efflux transporter: protein MTIPDIVPSTAETIAPAAPSTEARNETIDRPSLRRRVMGLALPAIGENLLHTALGIADTILVAGIGVVALAGVGAALNVLFIVMAALSSLSVGASVLVAQAIGANNGARASHVAGQALIWGIALSLPITLVGLIFAEPVVAWYGMAPDATAVAAEYLTISAAGIPVLALMLIGGSVLRGAGDSRTPMVITALANVLNLVASWVLIYGHLGMPALGVAGSAWGTLIARVAGAALFLAILLRISPRLRVGGAGTWRLRWGTAREVLWLGAPAALEEIIIITSFAALTPIVVGLGTVALAAHRVALNVLSLSFMPGIGFSLATTALVGQAVGAGRSDEARAVTNVAMRWAILWMGGLGASFILFAPHMVGIFSNDPQLVAIGAAAVQVVALAQPLWAGTFVIGGALRGIGDTRTPMIISGVLGWAAVGIAFLLVYVWPALWAVWLAYIFTGPPEIGALWRVWRRKVRTVVVEAEGERQEVRGSTEA from the coding sequence GTGACCATCCCAGATATCGTTCCATCAACCGCTGAAACGATTGCGCCCGCCGCACCATCGACGGAAGCGCGTAACGAGACTATTGATCGACCATCGCTGCGTCGCCGGGTGATGGGTCTGGCACTGCCGGCCATTGGTGAAAACCTCCTCCATACCGCGCTTGGCATTGCCGACACTATTCTGGTCGCCGGGATCGGCGTTGTGGCGCTGGCAGGCGTTGGCGCGGCGCTCAATGTACTCTTTATCGTCATGGCGGCGCTCAGTTCGCTGTCGGTCGGCGCGTCGGTGCTGGTGGCGCAGGCGATTGGCGCAAACAATGGCGCGCGGGCGAGTCATGTCGCCGGTCAGGCGCTGATCTGGGGCATTGCGCTATCGCTGCCGATCACGCTTGTCGGGCTGATCTTCGCAGAACCGGTGGTGGCATGGTATGGCATGGCGCCGGATGCTACAGCAGTTGCCGCCGAGTACCTGACGATCAGCGCAGCCGGCATTCCGGTGCTGGCGTTGATGCTGATCGGCGGGAGTGTGCTGCGCGGCGCTGGCGACAGCCGCACGCCGATGGTGATTACGGCGCTGGCAAATGTGCTGAATCTGGTCGCGTCCTGGGTATTGATCTACGGTCACCTGGGCATGCCAGCGCTTGGGGTGGCGGGCAGCGCGTGGGGCACGCTGATCGCGCGCGTTGCAGGCGCGGCGCTCTTCCTGGCGATCTTGCTGCGGATCAGCCCCCGGTTGCGCGTCGGCGGAGCCGGAACCTGGCGACTGCGCTGGGGAACGGCGCGCGAGGTGCTCTGGCTTGGCGCGCCTGCGGCGCTAGAAGAGATTATCATCATTACCTCGTTTGCGGCGCTGACGCCAATTGTTGTCGGGCTTGGCACGGTAGCGCTTGCGGCTCATCGTGTTGCGCTCAACGTTCTCTCACTCTCGTTCATGCCGGGGATCGGCTTCAGCCTGGCGACAACGGCGCTCGTCGGGCAGGCAGTCGGCGCCGGGCGCAGCGATGAAGCGCGCGCTGTGACGAATGTGGCGATGCGCTGGGCGATCCTCTGGATGGGCGGGTTGGGGGCGTCGTTCATCCTGTTCGCGCCGCACATGGTCGGCATATTCAGCAACGACCCGCAGTTGGTTGCCATTGGCGCTGCGGCGGTGCAGGTCGTCGCGCTGGCGCAGCCGCTCTGGGCTGGCACATTTGTCATTGGCGGCGCGCTGCGCGGCATTGGCGACACTCGCACGCCAATGATCATTTCCGGCGTCCTTGGATGGGCAGCGGTTGGCATCGCTTTCCTGCTCGTGTATGTCTGGCCTGCGCTCTGGGCGGTATGGCTGGCGTACATCTTCACCGGGCCGCCGGAGATCGGGGCGTTGTGGCGCGTATGGCGGCGCAAGGTGCGAACGGTGGTAGTAGAGGCAGAAGGCGAGAGGCAAGAGGTGAGAGGATCGACAGAGGCATGA
- a CDS encoding decaprenyl-phosphate phosphoribosyltransferase codes for MEQIAEIELTRARGGAMLIELLRAMRPKEWIKNTFVFAAIVFSQQRLWMHVDAVLTVTLAFALFCMVASAIYLLNDLVDMEKDRAHPKKRNRPLASGRLSPRIAALTAVALVVVALPLSVALDLSYAPPGDSTTWFGYNYDFPAALFTYAIIQGVAYSYYFKHVVIMDIFTIAAGFVLRAVAGAMVIDIAITPWLLICMGLLALFLGLAKRRAELVLLENGAGAHRRILDEYSLPLLDQMMSIVTAATIIAYTLFTSTAETLPHEPFPVMMITVPFVVYAIFRYLYLIYKQDGGGSPADLVLRDMPLASCIVLWGLTSVAILAAFAS; via the coding sequence ATGGAACAGATTGCTGAGATCGAACTGACACGCGCGCGCGGCGGCGCCATGCTCATTGAACTGTTGCGCGCCATGCGCCCAAAAGAATGGATCAAGAACACGTTCGTGTTCGCTGCGATTGTGTTTTCCCAGCAGCGACTGTGGATGCACGTGGATGCTGTACTGACCGTAACTCTCGCATTCGCGCTTTTTTGCATGGTTGCCAGTGCAATCTACCTGCTCAACGATCTGGTCGATATGGAAAAAGACCGGGCGCATCCGAAGAAACGCAACCGTCCGCTGGCATCGGGGCGGCTCAGCCCACGCATCGCGGCATTGACCGCAGTGGCGCTGGTCGTTGTCGCGCTGCCGCTCAGCGTGGCGCTCGATCTGAGTTATGCACCGCCTGGCGATAGCACAACCTGGTTTGGCTACAATTATGACTTCCCGGCTGCTTTGTTTACCTATGCGATCATCCAGGGAGTGGCATATTCCTACTACTTTAAGCATGTCGTGATTATGGATATTTTCACCATTGCCGCAGGTTTTGTGCTCCGCGCCGTAGCGGGAGCAATGGTCATCGACATTGCCATTACGCCCTGGTTGCTCATCTGCATGGGATTGCTCGCCCTCTTCCTGGGTCTGGCAAAGCGTCGCGCCGAGCTGGTGCTGCTGGAGAACGGCGCCGGCGCGCACCGACGTATTCTCGATGAGTATTCGCTGCCGCTCCTCGACCAGATGATGTCGATCGTCACTGCCGCCACAATCATCGCGTATACGCTGTTTACGTCAACTGCCGAAACATTGCCGCACGAACCGTTCCCGGTGATGATGATCACGGTGCCGTTCGTCGTCTACGCTATCTTTCGCTACCTCTATCTGATCTACAAACAGGATGGCGGCGGCAGCCCTGCCGATCTCGTGTTGAGAGACATGCCGCTTGCCTCATGCATTGTGCTGTGGGGACTGACCTCGGTGGCGATCCTGGCGGCGTTTGCGTCGTGA
- a CDS encoding ATP-dependent Clp protease adaptor ClpS yields the protein MSAEVSVPLTTTIPTTEYVVVTEEELERPYRVIIENDDVTPMDFVVLVLLTIFELGFEQSVAIMLEAHHNGRAHVVTLPYEEAQRRVYEAHHAAREAGYPLSFYLEPDA from the coding sequence ATGTCTGCTGAAGTTTCGGTTCCGCTCACGACAACCATCCCAACGACTGAATATGTCGTGGTCACCGAAGAAGAACTTGAACGCCCATACCGTGTCATCATCGAAAACGACGATGTCACGCCGATGGACTTTGTGGTTTTGGTGTTGCTGACGATCTTCGAGTTGGGATTCGAGCAATCAGTTGCTATCATGCTTGAAGCGCACCACAACGGACGGGCGCACGTTGTGACGCTTCCCTACGAGGAAGCGCAGCGCCGCGTTTATGAGGCGCACCACGCGGCGCGTGAAGCGGGCTATCCGCTCAGTTTCTACCTTGAGCCGGATGCGTGA
- a CDS encoding isopentenyl phosphate kinase yields MITFIKWGGSVITDKTQQERADAGTIRRLAGELRQALDAAPDMRIIVGHGSGSFGHVYAQRYGIHRGLAPNADWMGFALTSAAALRLNRIVVDELLAAGVPALALQPSTTLAARGGQLTRWNTDALERALHHRLVPVIHGDVAFDDIQGSAIISTEQLLAHLAALPALQPTRIVLVGESGVYTADPRNNPNAERIARIDHHNVADVLAGTGASHGVDVTGGMRSKVELMWRLVQAIPSLQVYFIGPTPGLLHRALLGDATVEGTVMVAG; encoded by the coding sequence GTGATCACATTCATCAAGTGGGGCGGTTCCGTCATTACCGATAAAACGCAGCAAGAGCGTGCAGACGCCGGGACCATTCGCCGTCTGGCGGGCGAACTGCGGCAGGCGCTGGATGCAGCGCCGGATATGCGGATCATCGTCGGGCACGGCAGCGGTTCATTCGGTCACGTCTACGCGCAGCGATATGGCATCCACCGTGGTCTGGCGCCCAATGCCGACTGGATGGGATTTGCGCTGACATCTGCTGCGGCGCTGCGACTGAATCGGATCGTGGTCGATGAACTGCTGGCGGCTGGCGTTCCGGCGCTGGCGCTTCAACCTTCGACCACACTGGCAGCGCGCGGCGGGCAACTGACACGTTGGAACACCGACGCCCTCGAACGCGCCCTTCACCATCGACTTGTCCCCGTCATCCACGGCGATGTCGCATTCGATGACATCCAGGGCAGCGCCATCATCTCGACCGAGCAACTGCTGGCGCACCTGGCAGCGCTGCCCGCGCTTCAACCCACCCGCATCGTCCTGGTTGGCGAGTCTGGCGTTTATACCGCCGATCCGCGCAACAACCCGAACGCTGAACGGATTGCGCGGATTGATCACCACAACGTTGCCGATGTCCTAGCAGGAACCGGCGCCTCGCACGGCGTCGATGTGACCGGCGGCATGCGCAGCAAAGTCGAACTGATGTGGCGACTGGTGCAGGCAATTCCGTCACTCCAGGTCTATTTCATCGGTCCGACGCCAGGGTTGTTGCATCGCGCCCTGCTTGGGGATGCGACGGTCGAGGGGACGGTGATGGTTGCAGGTTGA
- a CDS encoding SPFH domain-containing protein, which yields MPLLDIVEFVDPTGKTLVARVPPDGNGELRLGSQCIVREGQLAFFARDGRFLDMLIPGRHTLTSNNIPLLIDFIKLPFGSKSPFRADVYFVSLHQHTDLKWGTPQPIPMRDAQFGMVRLRAFGTFIIQVAEPRRLLTAVVGTRGRLTVQDVEEQLRSSIIARVADVIAERMRERQLSVLDLATEYDELSEMAHEVLKDDFAALGLQLTRFYINTISVPEELERRLDQVGGVAAFGGLGDYTRFKAAEALHDAARTGGDSTVGAGIGLGAGMNLGALMGQVLQQQTPTQSPPQPAPITATSSQAATKTCPRCNTAMPANARFCSECGASLLPATCPQCGHAVTTGAKFCIECGAALK from the coding sequence ATGCCACTGCTCGACATTGTTGAATTCGTCGATCCTACGGGCAAAACGCTGGTTGCGCGCGTTCCGCCGGACGGCAATGGCGAATTGCGTCTCGGTTCTCAGTGCATTGTGCGCGAAGGGCAGCTCGCTTTCTTTGCGCGTGACGGGCGTTTCCTCGATATGCTCATTCCGGGGCGGCACACGTTGACGAGCAACAACATTCCGCTGCTGATCGACTTCATCAAACTGCCGTTCGGCAGCAAAAGCCCATTCCGCGCCGATGTCTACTTCGTCAGCCTGCACCAGCACACCGATCTGAAATGGGGAACGCCGCAACCAATCCCGATGCGCGATGCGCAGTTCGGCATGGTGCGGTTGCGGGCGTTTGGCACATTTATCATCCAGGTAGCCGAACCCCGCCGCTTGCTCACTGCCGTGGTCGGCACCCGCGGTCGCCTGACAGTCCAGGATGTCGAGGAGCAACTGCGCAGTTCGATTATTGCGCGCGTTGCTGATGTCATTGCCGAGCGCATGCGTGAGCGTCAACTCTCGGTGCTCGACCTTGCGACCGAGTATGATGAACTCTCGGAAATGGCGCACGAAGTGTTGAAGGACGACTTTGCCGCGCTTGGCTTGCAGTTGACGCGCTTCTACATCAACACCATCAGCGTGCCCGAAGAACTCGAGCGGCGGCTCGATCAGGTCGGCGGCGTGGCAGCGTTTGGCGGATTGGGCGACTACACGCGCTTCAAGGCGGCTGAAGCGCTACACGATGCCGCGCGCACCGGAGGCGACAGCACCGTCGGCGCAGGCATCGGGCTGGGTGCGGGAATGAACCTTGGGGCGCTCATGGGTCAGGTTCTTCAGCAGCAGACGCCGACACAATCGCCGCCACAGCCAGCGCCGATAACGGCGACATCCTCACAGGCGGCAACGAAGACATGCCCGCGCTGTAACACGGCTATGCCTGCGAACGCCAGGTTTTGCAGCGAGTGCGGCGCGTCGCTCCTACCGGCGACATGCCCGCAATGTGGACATGCAGTGACGACTGGGGCGAAGTTCTGCATCGAATGCGGTGCGGCGCTGAAATAA
- a CDS encoding spinster family MFS transporter — protein MMHTPRSGYRWFVIAVFFCFMLLHQADKLLIGPLTPAIMDEFGITMTQMGAVTTGALVVASILYPIWGYLYDRFARARLLALASFIWGATTWLSAIARTYPTFLAARASTGIDDSSYPGMYALVADYFGPNLRGKVYGLLQLAQPIGYLIGMVLALMLAPQIGWRTIFFFTGGLGIVVALVILLGVREMPRGKAEPEFEGMTEMARFRFSWAEMRAVLGKRTMWFVFLQGFAGVFPWNVITYWFFTYLARERGYDESSILLTVAPVILILASGSFIGGVLGDWAFKRTTRGRIIVSSIGVLMGAIFLYLAMQTPVEARTTFFVLMCLTALFMPLSSPNVIATVYDVTVPEVRSTAQAVEYFIENSGAALAPLLAGIIADMYNLQTAITWICVTAWALCFMFYLGALRYIERDHHALRDEMGRRAASFRQTMA, from the coding sequence ATGATGCACACTCCCCGTTCAGGCTACCGCTGGTTCGTGATTGCAGTCTTTTTTTGCTTCATGCTGCTGCACCAGGCGGATAAACTGCTGATCGGACCGCTGACCCCCGCGATTATGGATGAATTCGGCATCACCATGACTCAGATGGGGGCGGTGACGACCGGCGCGCTGGTGGTGGCATCAATCCTCTATCCCATCTGGGGCTACCTGTACGACCGGTTTGCCCGCGCGCGGTTGCTGGCGCTGGCATCGTTCATCTGGGGCGCGACGACCTGGTTGAGTGCAATCGCGCGTACTTACCCGACGTTCCTGGCAGCGCGCGCCTCGACCGGCATTGATGACTCGTCGTACCCCGGCATGTACGCGCTGGTTGCCGATTATTTCGGTCCCAACCTGCGCGGCAAAGTGTATGGGCTGTTGCAGCTGGCGCAGCCAATCGGCTACCTGATCGGCATGGTGTTGGCGTTGATGCTGGCGCCGCAGATCGGATGGCGCACCATATTTTTTTTCACTGGCGGGTTGGGAATTGTGGTCGCGCTCGTCATTTTGTTGGGCGTCCGCGAAATGCCGCGCGGCAAAGCGGAACCAGAGTTCGAGGGAATGACCGAGATGGCGCGCTTCCGTTTCTCGTGGGCGGAGATGCGCGCCGTGCTGGGGAAACGCACGATGTGGTTCGTCTTTCTCCAGGGATTTGCCGGCGTCTTCCCGTGGAATGTCATCACTTACTGGTTCTTCACCTACCTGGCGCGTGAGCGCGGCTACGACGAAAGCAGCATTTTGCTGACCGTTGCGCCCGTCATCCTGATTCTGGCGAGCGGCAGTTTCATCGGTGGGGTATTGGGTGACTGGGCATTCAAACGCACCACGCGCGGACGGATCATCGTGTCGAGCATTGGCGTGCTCATGGGAGCGATTTTCCTGTATCTGGCGATGCAAACGCCGGTCGAAGCGCGCACGACGTTCTTCGTGCTCATGTGCCTGACGGCGCTCTTCATGCCGCTTTCATCACCCAATGTCATTGCTACGGTGTATGATGTGACGGTGCCGGAGGTGCGCAGTACGGCTCAGGCGGTCGAATATTTCATCGAGAACAGCGGTGCGGCGCTGGCGCCGCTTCTGGCGGGCATTATTGCAGATATGTACAACCTGCAAACCGCCATTACGTGGATCTGCGTCACTGCCTGGGCGCTCTGCTTTATGTTCTATCTTGGCGCGTTGCGCTACATTGAGCGCGACCACCATGCTCTGCGCGATGAGATGGGGCGTCGCGCAGCATCCTTCCGGCAGACGATGGCGTAG